A single Microbacterium sulfonylureivorans DNA region contains:
- a CDS encoding cytochrome ubiquinol oxidase subunit I translates to MDLLDPLLLARWQFGLTTLYHFLFVPLTLGMALTVAIFQSAWYRTGKVKWLHLTRFFGKIFLINFAMGVVTGIVQEFQFGMNWSSYSRFVGDVFGAPLAFEGLMAFFFEATFIGLWIFGWDRLPKALHLASIWIATIGAWFSAYFILAANAFMQNPVGFTMAEDGSRAEMTDFLAVLTNPVALAALPHTLFAAFMMTAGVIISISAWQLMRGQNVEMMRSSLRYGLWGMVIAFGGVALSGDQLSLVMVQTQPMKMAAAEATFDTVCGADASFSIFTLGTPDGSSELFSIRVPYLLALLSTHSLDGCVEGINDLNALYTNELFPQFADQVDGNFAPILWVTYWSFRWMIGLGGIAALTAVVGLWLTRKKAKRAVPQWAWRLAVWAWPASLFAILVGWIFTEMGRQPWIVFSLMLTEDGVSPSVPGWTVLISLVSFTLIYAALAVVEIGLIIKTSKKGPDPLPGPDDPDPRERAVEDTPTTVY, encoded by the coding sequence GTGGATCTGCTGGACCCTCTGCTCCTGGCCCGTTGGCAGTTCGGCCTCACGACGCTGTACCACTTCCTGTTCGTGCCGCTCACCCTCGGCATGGCCCTCACCGTCGCGATCTTCCAGAGCGCCTGGTATCGCACGGGCAAGGTGAAGTGGCTCCACCTCACGCGGTTCTTCGGCAAGATCTTCCTCATCAACTTCGCGATGGGCGTCGTCACCGGCATCGTCCAGGAGTTCCAGTTCGGCATGAACTGGTCGTCCTACTCGCGGTTCGTCGGCGACGTGTTCGGCGCACCGCTCGCCTTCGAAGGCCTGATGGCCTTCTTCTTCGAGGCGACCTTCATCGGCCTGTGGATCTTCGGATGGGACCGACTGCCCAAGGCGCTGCACCTCGCGAGCATCTGGATCGCGACCATCGGCGCCTGGTTCTCGGCGTACTTCATCCTCGCGGCCAACGCCTTCATGCAGAATCCGGTCGGCTTCACGATGGCCGAAGACGGCTCGCGCGCGGAGATGACCGACTTCCTCGCGGTGCTCACCAACCCCGTCGCCCTCGCGGCGCTCCCCCACACGCTGTTCGCGGCTTTCATGATGACCGCCGGCGTGATCATCTCGATCTCGGCCTGGCAGCTCATGCGCGGGCAGAACGTCGAGATGATGCGGTCCTCACTGCGCTACGGCCTGTGGGGCATGGTCATCGCCTTCGGCGGCGTCGCGCTCTCCGGCGATCAGCTCAGCCTCGTCATGGTGCAGACGCAGCCGATGAAGATGGCCGCCGCCGAGGCGACGTTCGACACGGTCTGCGGAGCGGATGCCTCGTTCTCGATCTTCACCCTCGGCACTCCGGACGGCTCGAGCGAGCTGTTCTCGATACGGGTGCCGTACCTGCTGGCGCTCCTCTCGACGCACTCGCTCGACGGCTGCGTAGAGGGCATCAACGACCTGAACGCCCTTTACACGAACGAGCTGTTCCCGCAGTTCGCCGACCAGGTCGACGGCAACTTCGCCCCGATCCTGTGGGTCACGTACTGGTCGTTCCGCTGGATGATCGGCCTCGGCGGGATCGCGGCGCTCACCGCGGTGGTCGGCCTCTGGCTCACCCGCAAGAAGGCCAAGCGCGCCGTCCCGCAGTGGGCGTGGAGGCTCGCTGTCTGGGCCTGGCCGGCGTCGCTGTTCGCGATCCTCGTCGGCTGGATCTTCACCGAGATGGGGCGCCAGCCCTGGATCGTGTTCAGCCTCATGCTCACCGAGGACGGCGTCTCGCCCAGCGTGCCGGGGTGGACGGTGCTCATCTCGCTCGTCAGCTTCACGCTCATCTACGCGGCGCTCGCCGTCGTCGAGATCGGGCTGATCATCAAGACCTCCAAGAAGGGACCCGATCCCCTCCCCGGTCCCGACGACCCGGATCCGCGCGAGCGGGCGGTCGAAGACAC